Proteins from one Mycobacterium sp. HUMS_12744610 genomic window:
- the purM gene encoding phosphoribosylformylglycinamidine cyclo-ligase, whose amino-acid sequence MTDPGKSPGREPGSQGITYASAGVDIEAGDRAVDLFKPLATKATRPEVRGGLGGFAGLFALRGDYREPVLAASTDGVGTKLAVAQAMDKHDTVGLDLVAMVVDDLVVCGAEPLFLQDYIAVGRTVPERLAAIVGGIAEGCVRAGCALLGGETAEHPGLMEPDHYDISATGVGVVEADDVLGPDRVKPGDVIIALGSSGLHSNGYSLARAVLLEIDRMPLAGHVEEFGRTLGEELLEPTRIYARDCLALAAETQVRTFCHVTGGGLAGNLQRVIPHGLVAEVDRGTWTPAPVFAMIAQRGRVDREEMEKTFNMGVGMIAVVAPEDTDRALAILTARHLDCWVLGTVCKGKDGPRAKLVGQHPRF is encoded by the coding sequence ATGACGGATCCCGGAAAAAGCCCCGGACGAGAGCCGGGCAGTCAGGGCATTACCTACGCGTCTGCGGGCGTGGACATAGAAGCCGGTGATCGCGCCGTCGACTTGTTCAAGCCGCTGGCGACCAAGGCGACCAGACCGGAGGTGCGCGGCGGCCTGGGCGGATTCGCCGGGCTGTTCGCGCTGCGCGGCGACTACCGCGAGCCCGTGCTGGCGGCGTCCACCGACGGCGTCGGCACCAAGCTGGCGGTGGCCCAGGCGATGGACAAGCACGACACCGTCGGCCTGGACCTGGTCGCGATGGTAGTCGACGACCTGGTGGTGTGTGGTGCGGAACCGCTGTTCCTGCAGGACTACATCGCCGTCGGGCGGACCGTGCCGGAGCGCCTGGCCGCGATCGTCGGCGGCATCGCCGAGGGGTGCGTCCGCGCGGGTTGCGCGTTGCTGGGAGGGGAGACGGCGGAGCATCCCGGCCTCATGGAGCCCGACCACTACGACATCTCGGCGACCGGCGTCGGCGTGGTCGAGGCCGACGACGTGCTGGGCCCCGACCGGGTCAAGCCCGGCGACGTCATCATCGCCCTGGGCTCGTCCGGCCTGCATTCCAACGGATACTCGCTGGCCCGTGCGGTGCTGCTCGAGATCGACCGAATGCCGCTCGCCGGTCACGTGGAGGAGTTCGGCCGCACGTTGGGCGAAGAACTGCTCGAGCCCACCCGCATCTACGCCAGGGACTGCCTTGCCCTGGCCGCCGAGACCCAGGTCCGCACGTTCTGTCACGTCACCGGCGGCGGGCTCGCCGGTAACCTACAGCGGGTCATCCCGCACGGGCTGGTCGCCGAGGTCGACCGGGGCACGTGGACGCCGGCTCCGGTGTTCGCGATGATCGCCCAGCGCGGCCGTGTCGACCGCGAGGAGATGGAGAAGACGTTCAACATGGGGGTCGGCATGATCGCGGTCGTGGCCCCGGAAGACACCGACCGCGCGTTGGCCATCTTGACCGCGCGGCACCTGGACTGCTGGGTCTTGGGCACCGTGTGCAAGGGCAAGGACGGTCCGCGGGCAAAACTGGTCGGTCAACACCCGAGATTCTGA
- a CDS encoding DUF3073 domain-containing protein, which translates to MGRGRAKAKQTKVARELKYSSPQTDFQRLQRELSGTGADIDSAELDDGPDSSWDAEEDWRH; encoded by the coding sequence ATGGGCCGCGGCCGGGCTAAGGCAAAGCAGACCAAGGTTGCTCGAGAACTGAAGTACAGCTCTCCGCAGACCGACTTCCAGCGGCTTCAGCGCGAGTTGTCGGGAACGGGTGCCGACATCGACTCCGCCGAACTGGACGACGGCCCCGACAGTTCGTGGGACGCCGAGGAAGACTGGCGCCACTAG
- the purF gene encoding amidophosphoribosyltransferase: MTVAGADAPEQDFNSPREECGVFGVWAPGEEVAKLTYYGLYALQHRGQEAAGIAVADGSQVLVFKDLGLVSQVFDEQTLAAMHGHVAIGHCRYSTTGDTTWENAQPVFRNTAAGTGVALGHNGNLVNTAELAARARDAGLIARRAPAPATTDSDILGALLAHGAADSTLEQAALELLPTVRGAFCLTFMDENTLYACRDPHGVRPLSLGRLDRGWVVASETAALDIVGASFVRDIEPGELLAIDADGVRSTRFANPTPKGCIFEYVYLARPDSTLAGRSVHATRVEIGRRLARECPVEADLVIGVPESGTPAAVGYAQESGIPYGQGLMKNAYVGRTFIQPSQTIRQLGIRLKLNPLKEVIRGKRLIVVDDSIVRGNTQRALLRMLREAGALEVHVRIASPPVKWPCFYGIDFPSPAELIANAVEDKEEMLEAVRHAIGADTLGYISLRGLVAASEQPASRLCTACFDGRYPIALPGETALGKNVVEHMLANAARGAGLEGTATGTAAGEVPIGC, from the coding sequence GGGCGAAGAGGTCGCCAAGCTCACCTACTACGGCCTTTACGCGCTGCAGCATCGCGGGCAGGAAGCCGCGGGCATCGCGGTCGCCGACGGATCCCAGGTGCTGGTCTTCAAAGATCTCGGCTTGGTCAGCCAGGTCTTCGACGAGCAGACGCTGGCGGCAATGCACGGCCACGTCGCCATCGGGCACTGCCGCTATTCCACCACCGGGGACACCACCTGGGAAAACGCCCAGCCGGTCTTCCGCAACACCGCGGCCGGCACGGGAGTCGCGTTGGGGCACAACGGAAACCTGGTCAACACCGCCGAGCTGGCCGCGCGGGCCCGCGACGCGGGTCTGATCGCCCGCCGCGCTCCCGCCCCGGCGACGACGGATTCCGACATCCTGGGCGCGCTCCTGGCGCACGGCGCGGCCGATTCCACCCTGGAACAGGCCGCGCTGGAGCTGCTGCCGACGGTGCGTGGCGCCTTCTGCCTGACGTTCATGGACGAGAACACCCTCTACGCGTGCCGCGACCCGCACGGGGTGCGCCCGCTTTCGCTCGGACGGTTGGATCGCGGCTGGGTGGTGGCCTCGGAGACGGCCGCGCTCGACATCGTCGGCGCCTCGTTCGTCCGTGACATCGAACCGGGGGAACTGCTGGCCATCGACGCCGACGGGGTGCGCTCGACACGGTTCGCCAACCCCACCCCCAAGGGCTGCATCTTCGAGTACGTCTACCTGGCCCGGCCCGACAGCACGCTGGCCGGCCGGTCCGTGCACGCGACCCGCGTGGAGATCGGCCGCCGACTGGCCCGGGAATGCCCCGTCGAGGCCGACCTGGTGATCGGGGTGCCCGAATCCGGCACGCCCGCCGCGGTCGGGTACGCGCAGGAGTCCGGCATTCCCTACGGTCAGGGCCTGATGAAGAACGCCTACGTCGGGCGCACCTTCATCCAGCCCTCCCAGACGATCCGTCAGCTCGGCATCCGGCTCAAGCTGAACCCGCTCAAAGAGGTGATCCGCGGCAAGCGGCTCATCGTCGTCGATGACTCGATCGTGCGGGGTAATACCCAGCGTGCGCTGCTGCGGATGCTGCGCGAGGCCGGTGCCCTCGAGGTGCACGTCCGCATCGCCTCGCCGCCGGTGAAGTGGCCCTGCTTCTACGGCATCGACTTTCCGTCGCCGGCGGAGTTGATCGCCAATGCCGTCGAGGACAAAGAGGAGATGCTCGAGGCGGTTCGGCATGCCATCGGGGCCGACACGCTGGGGTACATCTCGCTGCGTGGGCTGGTCGCGGCGTCCGAGCAGCCCGCGTCCCGGTTGTGCACCGCCTGTTTCGACGGCAGGTATCCGATCGCGCTGCCGGGCGAGACGGCGCTGGGCAAAAACGTTGTCGAGCACATGCTGGCCAACGCGGCGCGCGGGGCGGGGTTGGAGGGTACCGCCACCGGGACCGCTGCCGGGGAAGTGCCGATCGGCTGCTGA